Within the Bradyrhizobium cosmicum genome, the region TTTTCCGCACCCTTTTCGCCGTAACGAACAAGCTTCATTCTCGTTTCTCCCTGGAGATGGACCGATCGGTTAAATAGCTTCATGGAACAGGGCGGCGGGAAATTCAACCGCTCAAAACGGGGCGCATTGCAGGCTTCTGGATTCGGGAGGTGCCGTCGTGTCCCGGACGCGGTGCAGCGTGCAACGCTGCTCCGCAGATCCGGGACCCAGAATGCCACAAGCATGGGCCCGGGCTCAGCAGCGCATCACTTCGTGCTGCGCAGCGTCCGGGGCACGAGACCTAGCTCAGCGCCACAAACTTGAACGCGTCCCCATCCCGCTTGATATGCCCCGCCGAAAAATGCCCGCCGATCACCAATGTCGGCGTATCGGCAAACCGACCGAACAGCTCACGGCGAGTCCTGGCCGATTGCGTCTGGTCGGAATCCGCCGTCGAGGACCAGCCGAGATGCTTCATCTGGCAGGGATGATGGGCGACGTCGCCGGTCAGCAATCCCTGCTCTCCGTCCGACTGGATCAGGATGCTCATATGGCCGGGGCTATGGCCGGGGGTCGGGATCATGCTGATGTCGTCGGACAGACGGTGATCGCTCGGAATCAAATCGGCCCGGCCGGCATCCACGATCGGTTTCACGGAATCTGCAAACACCGCCTGCTTGTCCGGCTCGGTCGAATGGTCGCGCCAATGCTCGTATTCGGTCCTGCCGAAGACATAGCGCGCCTTCGGAAAGGTCGGCACCCATTTGCCGTCCACGAGCTTCGTATTCCAGCCGACATGGTCGACGTGAAGATGGGTGCACAGCACGGTGTCGATACTGTCGGGAGCAAAGCCCGCCGCAATCATGGTCTCCAGGAACGGGGTGGTGCGGCTATTCCAGGTCGGGACGTTGCGGCCCTGCTTGTCGTTGCCGAGGCCGGTGTCGACCACGATGCGCTGGCTCGGCGTCTCCACCACCAGCGAATGGATCGACATCTTCAGGCGGCCTTCTTCCGTCGCAAAGTGCGGAATCAGCCAGGGCAGCTTCTGGATTTCCTCGTTGCTCGCCAGCGGCAGGATAAAGCGGGTCGAGCCGACGGTCTCCAGCTCCACAATCTTGGTGATTTTGACCTTGCCGACCTTCCACTGCATGCGGTGTGTCCCCATGTTCTCATTTTGACGCCGAAAGATGCGCACTTTCCGTTGCGCAGCGCAATGGATCATCTGTCGTGATCCTGCGTTATCGAGGGAACCCATCGAGATCCAAAGGGGGAGCAGATGCCAGAGCTTTCGATTTCCACCGAGAAGGTCGCCTTCATCATCGAAAAGGCGCGCGAATTCGACGTCAAGGAAGCCGCCTCCGATCCGGATTCGGGCTCCAATCCCGCGGACGATGGCGAGACCGACGTGCTGGAGGACACCGCGTCCGATCCGGTCGCCGGTGAGCTTTCGGGCTTCATCCTGGCGATGAACGAGGACGAGCAACTCGACCTCGTGACGCTGATGTGGCTCGGTCGCGGCGACGGCACGGTGGAGGAGTGGGACGATTTGCGCACCCGCGCCATCGAGGCGCGCGCCGAATACAAGAAGCCCAGGCATGAGGCGGTGCAGTACCTGCTGGGCGAGCCGATGCTCGGCGATCTCCTGGCCGACGGCATGGACGAGCTCGGCATCGACTGGACCGACGAGCGGACCACGCCGGTTGCGTAGTCCTCACCGCGCGCAGTCAACGATCACGGTGCCGAGCTTGTCGCCTTTCTCGACGGCCAGGTGCGCCTGTGCCGTGTCCGACAGTGCGAACTGCGCCGCGACATTGTGAAGCCGCGGCCCCGCCGCCAGCCATTTCCAGATGTCGGCCTGCGCCGCGGCAAGCAGCGCGGGCGGTAATGCGAACAGCACCAGCGCGCGCAGTGTAATGCATTTCTCCATCAGCTCGCGCATCGGCACCGTTGGTGTGCGGTTGCCGTTGGTGGCGTAGACCGCGATGGTGGAATTCATCGCCATCAGCTTCAATGTGGTTGCGATGTTGCCACCGAAATCGACGTCGACGACATGGTCGACGCCGCGTCCGCCGGTGAAGGCCATCGCCTTGGCGACGACGTCGTCATCCCTGTAGTTGACGACGAGATCGGCGCCCGCGCGGCGCGCCTGTTCGCCCTTCATCGCCGAGCTGACGGTCGCGATCACCTGTGCGCCGCCCCATTTGGCGAACTGCACGGCGTAGTGGCCAACCGCGCCGGCACCGCCGGTGACGAGCACGGTCTTGCCGACGATCGGGCCGTCCGCAAACAGCGAGCACCACGCCGTCATGGCGGGAATGCCGAGCGTCGCGCCTTCCGCAAAGGAGAGATGGTCCGGCAGCGGCGTCACCAGATGCTCGGCGAGCGCAATGTATTCCGCCGCCGTGCCGAAGGCGCGGCCGTTGCGCTGGCCGTTGAACAGCCAGACGCGGTCGCCGATCTTGAAGCGCGTCACGCCGTCGCCGACCTGATCGACGAAACCCGCGCCGTCGCTGTTGGGGATGACGCGCTCGTAGTCCATCGCACGATAGCTGCCGCCGCGCCGGCCGACATCGGCCGGGTTGACGCCGGAGGCTTCCAGGCGAATGCGAACTTCGCCTGGGCCCGCGACCGGCGTCGCCATCTCACCATAGGTGAGAACGTCCGCCGCTGGTCCCGTCTCTTCGTACCAGACCGCCCTCACAGCGTGCCGGGGAAGGCGCCGCCGTCGAGCAGAATGTTCTGCCCGGTGATGAAGCCGGCCTTGGCGCCGCACAGGAACGCGCAGGCATAGCCGAACTCGTCGGGCTGGCCGAAGCGACCGGCCGGGTTGAGCTTGGCGCGCTCGGCCAGCACCTGCTCGGGCGTCGTGCCCCGCTTGTCGGCTTCGCCCTTCGCGGTGCTCGTCAGACGATCGGTCTCGAACGGGCCCGGCAGCAGGCCGTTGATGGTGACGTTGTTGATCACGGTCTTGCGTGACAGGCCCGCAATGAAGCCGGTGAGG harbors:
- a CDS encoding MBL fold metallo-hydrolase, with product MQWKVGKVKITKIVELETVGSTRFILPLASNEEIQKLPWLIPHFATEEGRLKMSIHSLVVETPSQRIVVDTGLGNDKQGRNVPTWNSRTTPFLETMIAAGFAPDSIDTVLCTHLHVDHVGWNTKLVDGKWVPTFPKARYVFGRTEYEHWRDHSTEPDKQAVFADSVKPIVDAGRADLIPSDHRLSDDISMIPTPGHSPGHMSILIQSDGEQGLLTGDVAHHPCQMKHLGWSSTADSDQTQSARTRRELFGRFADTPTLVIGGHFSAGHIKRDGDAFKFVALS
- a CDS encoding DUF3775 domain-containing protein; the encoded protein is MPELSISTEKVAFIIEKAREFDVKEAASDPDSGSNPADDGETDVLEDTASDPVAGELSGFILAMNEDEQLDLVTLMWLGRGDGTVEEWDDLRTRAIEARAEYKKPRHEAVQYLLGEPMLGDLLADGMDELGIDWTDERTTPVA
- a CDS encoding NADPH:quinone reductase, encoding MRAVWYEETGPAADVLTYGEMATPVAGPGEVRIRLEASGVNPADVGRRGGSYRAMDYERVIPNSDGAGFVDQVGDGVTRFKIGDRVWLFNGQRNGRAFGTAAEYIALAEHLVTPLPDHLSFAEGATLGIPAMTAWCSLFADGPIVGKTVLVTGGAGAVGHYAVQFAKWGGAQVIATVSSAMKGEQARRAGADLVVNYRDDDVVAKAMAFTGGRGVDHVVDVDFGGNIATTLKLMAMNSTIAVYATNGNRTPTVPMRELMEKCITLRALVLFALPPALLAAAQADIWKWLAAGPRLHNVAAQFALSDTAQAHLAVEKGDKLGTVIVDCAR